A stretch of the Papaver somniferum cultivar HN1 chromosome 6, ASM357369v1, whole genome shotgun sequence genome encodes the following:
- the LOC113290937 gene encoding probable galacturonosyltransferase 12 yields the protein MASEREKVLVASLVRNALRPEKVFLHMITDRKTYSTMHAWFSLHPLDPATIEVKGMHHFDWFTKGKVPILEAMEKDQKVRSQFRGGSSAIVNENTTEKPRAISSKLQSLSPKYNSAMNHLRIYLPELFPSLNKIVFLDDDIVLQTDLSPLWDINMEGKVNGAVETCRGDDKFVMSKRFKSYFFFFGFDTINWV from the exons ATGGCGTCTGAACGAGAGAAAG TCCTTGTTGCATCTCTTGTCCGCAATGCGTTGCGTCCTGAAAAGGTTTTCCTTCACATGATAACTGATCGGAAGACATATTCAACCATGCACGCCTGGTTCTCTTTGCACCCTTTAGATCCGGCTACCATTGAAGTTAAAGGGATGCACCACTTTGATTGGTTCACAAAAGGAAAAGTTCCAATATTGGAAGCCATGGAAAAGGACCAGAAAGTTAGGTCACAGTTTAGAGGTGGATCGTCCGCAATTGTCAATGAAAATACCACTGAGAAGCCTCGTGCCATTTCGTCCAAGCTTCAATCTCTCAGTCCCAAGTACAATTCAGCAATGAATCACCTTCGTATATATTTACCTGAG TTGTTTCCTAGCTTAAACAAGATAGTTTTCTTGGATGATGACATCGTCCTTCAAACTGATCTTTCACCTCTTTGGGATATAAATATGGAAGGCAAAGTGAATGGAGCAGTAGAAACATGTAGAGGAGATGATAAGTTTGTAATGTCCAAAAGATTCAAgagctacttttttttttttggttttgacacAATCAACTGGGTTTAA